The genomic stretch GCCAGGGCGCCGTGGGCCATGGCCTCCACCGCCTCCGCGCTGACGGAGCCATGCGCTTGCAGCAACGCCAGCGGCACGCCGAGCTGCTCCACCTTGGACTCGTACGAGTAGGGAATGAAGCCACGCTCGACCACCGCGGAGGCGCCTGGCACCTCCGTCAACGTCGCGCCCAGCAGTCCTCCCGTGCAGGCCTCCACCAACGCCAGGCGAACACCCGCCGCGCGACACCGCTCCAGCGCCTGCCGCGCCAAGGCCTCCAGGGATGCTTCCGTCATGCGCCCCACTCCATCGCATCCGCGGCAGACCTGCACGCCCAAGAACGGTCGCGCCGTGCGTTCCCGGCCGTGTCCTCGCTCGGGGTGCGGCACCGCGTCCGAACCCACCGTAGCAGCCGAACGTGGAGCCCTGTGGACGAACCAGGGCGGGGGCACCGTCCACGGTCACGCAGTCCGTTGACCGCCATACCCTGGCCACACTCCGGGTGCCCTCGGCGGCGGATTCCTTGACCCATCCGCGCTCGTGCGCAACAGAGTGCCGCCCGTGTCCTGGCGAGCGTGGAAGGTTGGAGTCCTGGCCCTGATGGCCGCGTTCCTGGCAGCCTGTGCGTCCAGGCCGGTGGCCCCTGCCCCGTTGCCAGTCCCCGAACCCGTCGTCACGGGCCCGGTCGCCGAGGCCGAGGCCTATCTGCACGCCTGGGCCGCGGGGGATGTCGCCTCCATGCGGCGCGCGGTCGTCAACCCGCCCGCGTACTTCGAGGTGATGCACCAGCAGTTCCGCGACGGGCTGCGCATCGTCTCCTCCCAATTCGAGCTCGGACCCTTCCAGCGCGATGGCGACGCCCGGGTGGCCACCTACCGCGCAGTGCACCTGCTGCGCGGGCTCGGGGAATGGGAGCTGGATGGCGCGCTGCGCTTCGTCCGCCACCAAGGCCACTGGCGCGTCCAGTGGACTCCCGCCGCGCTGCACCCTGAAGCCCGCGAGGGTGACTTGTTCTCCCGCACCCGCACGGCCCCGCAGCGGGCCGATATTCTCGACGCGAAGGGGACACCGCTCACCCTGCAAGGCGAGGTCATCACCATCGGCGTCGACCCCTCCCGCGTCCGGAACCGTGCGGACGTGGCGGCGGCACTCCAGGCCCAGGCCGGCGTGAGCACCGCGCAGTTCGACGCTGCACTGAACGCGGCGGGCACGGCGACGAGCCGCTTCGTGCCCATCATCGACCTGCCCCCCGAGCGCTACCAACAGGTGCGCCCGGCGCT from Myxococcus xanthus encodes the following:
- a CDS encoding CinA family protein, encoding MTEASLEALARQALERCRAAGVRLALVEACTGGLLGATLTEVPGASAVVERGFIPYSYESKVEQLGVPLALLQAHGSVSAEAVEAMAHGALARSTADWVLVETGIAGPGGGTPQKPVGLAYLAVLQRGGQATVERHVFPGDRAEVRRAIVGRSLALLVEWLGRA